CGTCGAGAACGGGGAGATCGAACGGTATCAGATCATCACGCCGACGCTGTGGAACATCGGGCCGCGAGACGGCGAGGGCAACCCGTCGATCATCGAGGGGGCCATCGTCGGCGACGAGGTCGCGGACATCGAGAACCCGATCAACGTGATGCGGACGGTCCGCTCGTTCGATCCGTGTCTGGCCTGCTCGGTCCACGTCGATAGCCCGGAGGGATCGTACGAAACCGAACTCAAGCCGGCGTCGCCGGGAGGGATGACCGATGTCGGGGACGACTGACGACGCGAACGAGACGCCCGCCAGCGACGGGACGGGCGTGCTCGCACGGGCCCGGCGACTCGTCAGGCTGGCCCGTGCGGATCTCAAGGAGACCGACGACAGGGTCGCACAGCTTGAGACGGCCGAACGGCGCTCGGTCGAACGGCACTCGCTGGGCAACCGGATCAGCCACTGGGTGCAGGCGATCCTGTTTTTCCTGTTGCTGTGGACCGGCTTCGCCATCTGGACGGGTAACTACGTCCTGCTCGAATCCGGGATCTGGGGGGGCTACTACGTCGCCTTCGGGATTCACATGTGGACGGGCATCCTGATCGCCGCGATCACGTTCGTGGTCTTTCCCTATTACTACGTCTTCGTCGACAAGCACCACCAGTTGCTCGAACTGGCTGACATTCAGGTCGGAACCGCCATCGCCGAGGCGTTCGTCGGCCTGCGGAAGTACCTCCCCTACTACCACGACGCGCGGCGCGCCTACGACGAGGAAGAGGGTGACTGGATCGCACACCATCCGATGCAGAAGACGTTCTTCTGGTGGATCGCCATCTTCATCGGCATCCTCGCGCTGACTGGCTTCGGCATGTATCGGGAGATGACGACCGAGTCGACCTGGTGGATCGACGCGCTCGGGTTCATGGCCGGCTGGCTGGCGCTGGAGACGCTCAAGCAGATCCACCTGCTGTTGGCCTTTATCACCGCAGTGATGGTCATGTTCCACATCTACTTCGCGGTCCTGCCGAGCAACTGGGACGTGCTCAGATCGATGGTCTTCGGTGACGTGAACGCCTTTATCGTTCACAGCGGCCGCGAAGAAGCGGGCAGTGAGGAGCCGTCGTCCGAGGGCGGACCGACGCCGACGGCCGCCGACGGGGGACAGTCCCGGAGCACGGAAGAGGACGAAACGAGCGACGACGCGGCACGCGGTGGTGAACGGACCGATGAGTGAGAGGTCACACGTCGCCGTCGTCGGCGTCGGCAATCCGATCATGGGGGACGACGGCGTCGGCGAGCGCGTCGTCGAGGCGTTTCGTGACGAGGATGGCGTCGTGGCGACTCACGCCGGTACCACGGCGTTTTTCGCGCTGGAGGCGATGAGCGGGGCCGACTACGCGGTCATCGTCGATGCGGTCGCGGTCGAGGGTGCGGATCCCGGAGCGATCCACCGATACCGGTATAACGAGGGGTCGTTTGACGGTTCACCGCCCGAAGTGCTGATGCACGACTTCTCCTTCTCGGAGGCGTTACAGGCGGGGCAAGACCCCTACGACCTTCCGGACGAGATGCTCGTGATCGGCGTCCAGCCAGCCGACACTGGGCCGGGAACGGAGTTGAGCGACGCCGTGGCCGAGCGCGTTCCCGACGTGATCGAGATCGTCCGCGAAACGATCGCGGTGCGTACCCGAACGGAGGTCGAACGGTGAACACCCGCTGGTACTGCACTGATTGCGAGACCGAGATCGATCGCGAGGAGATCGAAGCCCACGAGTCGGAGGGCCATCACGTCCGGGGAGTTCTCAGACCCGAACGCCTGCTCTCGAACGACCCCTGGACGTTCGGAGATGAGGCCGGCGGCGAACGGTAATCGAGGTCGGCGAGAACGGGAGCGACGGTTTGCGTTCTTCCTGCCGCCCGGTGACGATCCCCCAGTATTATTATACGTGATCGTATACCGACCAGCATGGCAGAATTCAGCGACGCACAACTGTTCGAGTCCGACGAGTACAGCCGCGAGCGATCGATCGTTTTCGCGATCGTCCTCGCGACGGCGTTTCTGGCCGTCGTCGCGGGCGTCGCGACGATCATGGCCGAAGCCAATCTGGCCGTTGCGATCGGGCTGCTCGCAGTCGGTGTCGTGCTGCTCGCCGTCGCGGGGGGGATCGGGATCGGGGAACTCGACGCGTATCTCTTCGAGTGATCACAGCACGCGCTTGTAGGCCTCGAGCGCCTGCTCGACGTCCTCGTCGGTGTGGGCGGCAGAGACGAACTGCGATTCGAACTGATTGGGGGTGAGGAAGACCCCCTCCTCTTTCATCGCGGGCCAGAAGAGGCGCTCCCAGCGTTCGGTCTCGGCACGGTCGACGTCCGCGCCGTTCTTCGGGCAGAACTCGTAGCGCGGACAGGTCGGGTCCTGAGTACACCCGCCCTCACAGTGACCCTTGCCGAACTCGCCGTCGCGAGTGAAGATCACCTTGAACATCGAGTCGGTCCCGACGACAGTGTAGGCGGGGGCCTGATCCTCGAGGATGTCGGCGATCCCGGAGCGCAATCGCTCGCCCAGAGCGTTGACGTGGTCGTAGACGTCGTTTTCGGCGACGTACCGGAGCGTCTCGAGACCGGCAGCCATCGTCACGGGGTGACCGGAGAAAGTGCCCGACTGGAAGACGTCTCCGGCGGGCGTGAAGTGCTCGACGATTTCGCTTTTCCCGCCGATCGCGCCGACCGGGAAGCCGCCGCCGACGATCTTACCGAACGTCGTGAGATCAGGGTCGACTCCGAACTTTCCCTGGGCGCACTGCAGGCCGCCAACGCGAAAGCCCGTGATGACTTCGTCGAATATCAGGAGTGCGCCGTACTGGTCGGTCAGGTCCCGGAGCGTCTCGTGGTACCCCTCGATGGGATGGACGATGCCGTGATTGCCCAGTATCGGTTCGGTGAGCACCGCAGCGATATCGTCGCCGTGCTCCTCGAAAACCTCGTGGACGGCGGTTTTGTCGTTGAACGGAACAGTGAGCGTGTGTTCGGCGAAGCTCTCGGGAATGCCCGGGCTGGAGGGGGCGGTGTGCTCGCGTTCGCCCTCGACCAGTGTCGATTCCTGCGCGCCGTGGTAGCTGCCCTCCATGATGACGATTTTGTCACGGCCGGTGTAGCCGCGGGCGAGACGGACGGCGGAGACGGTCGCTTCGGTACCGCTGTTGACGAACCGGACCATCTCGACGCCGGGGACGTGTCGGGTGACGAACTCCGCGAGTTCGACCTCGACTTCGGTGGGCGCGCCGTACATCGGCCCTTCGCTGGCGCGTTGCTGGACGGCGGCCCGGACGGTTTCGGGCAGGTCGTGGCCCAGCAGGAGGGGGCCGTACCCCATCACGAAGTCGATGTAGCGGTTGCCGTCGGCGTCGATCACGTGGCCGCCGTCGCCCTTCTGGACGAAAAACGGATACGGGCGGATCGCCCGGACCGAGGAGTTGACTCCGCCGGGCATGACCGACAGCGCACGGTCGTACAGATCACGCGACTCGTCGTGGTTCATGGTGTGCGTTTCGAACCAGAGTGGAAAGAAGGTGACGACGGCCGACCCGTGAGTGGTTTTATCCGCGAGTTGTCCAGCCGGGAGTCGTGTGATGACGACGGCCGACTCGCGAGCGCGTTCATGCGCGAGTTGTCCAGCCGGGAGTCAGGTGGTGACGACGGCCGACTCGTGAGCGGTTTTATCCGCGAGTCGTCCAGCCGGGAGTCGTGTGATGACGACGGCCGACTCGTGAGCGGTTTTATCCGCGAGTCGTCCAGCCGGGAGTCGTGTGATGACGACGGCCGACTCGTGAGCGGTTTTATCCGCGAGTCGTCCAGCCAGGAGTTATGTGGTGACGACGGCCGGCTCGCGAGCGCGTTCATGCGCGAGTCGTCCAGCCAGGAGTCATATGGTGACGACGGCCGACAGCGGGACCGTCCAGGCGGTGCTGGCCTGCAACTACGACGATCCCGGGACGGATCTGGGGTCGCTCGCGTTGCGGCCATACGAGGCGCGAGTGTATCGGCTAGAATGAGTCTCCGGGGGATGGTCCTTGGGGGCTTGCGGTCCTACGGTGTGACCTCGACGGCTGACCCTCCCTCGACGCGTTCGGCCAGAGCGCGGTTCATCGCCTCGTAATCGCGCCGGAGGCCCCTGGTGAGGATCGGAACGAGGAGTCCGGAGAAGCGCTCGTGGTTGACGAACAGCGTCCGGTCGCCGTCGAGCGCCTGGAGTTCGAACGTGTGCACCCCTCTGAAAAGCCAGCTGCCGCCGACCGTTCCAATCCACTGGAGACGACTGTTATGGACGACGTCAACGATAGACATGGTAATGGAAGCGGCGGGTAGTTTCGTGGTCTCGATGTCGACGTCGACGGTCCCGCCCTCGTGGAGCTCGCCGTCAGCGTTCGTGAACACCGGATTCCACGTTTCGTAGGCGGCGAAATCCGTGAGGACCTCCCAGACGCTCTCGGGCGGCGCATCGATTTCGGTTTCGACTCGGATCTCCTTCATGCTAGATGTACGACCAGAGAGAGCATATACGTGCCCTGTCATTGATGATGATCCTTCGATTGGTTGCGAGAACTTGTCTCGGACGATGTGGTAAACTACAAATGTTGTAAATAACCACAGACAATTATGGGCAGTGAAATCGAAGACACAGCCGGAATCGACCGAACCTGGTGGAAAGAAGCAGTCGTCTACCAGATCTATCCGCGGAGTTTCAAGGATAGTAACGGCGACGGCGTCGGCGACATACCCGGGATCATCGAGAAAGTCGAGTATCTCGACGCGTTGGGGATCGATGTCGTCTGGCTCTGTCCGGTCTACGATTCGCCGAACGCGGACAACGGCTACGACATCCGCGACTACCGGTCGATCATGGACGAGATGGGGACGATGGCCGACTGGGAGCGACTGCTCGCGGCGTTGCACGACCGCGATATCAGGCTCGTGATGGACCTCGTCGTCAACCACACCTCGGATGAACACGAGTGGTTCCGGAAGTCCCGCCGCGGGGAGGACGGCTACGAGGACTACTACCACTGGGTCGAGGGCGACCCAGACCAGCCGCCGAACAACTGGGAGTCGTACTTCGGCGGCCCGGCCTGGAGCTACGACGAGACCCGCGAGGCGTGGTATCTCCATCTCTTCGACGAGAAACAGCCCGACCTGAACTGGCGCAACCCGGACGTCAGGGCGGACGTCTACGAGATGGTCGACTGGTGGCTACAAAACGGTATCGACGGGTTCCGCATGGACGTGATCAACCTGCTCTCGAAGCCGGAAGGCTATCCCGACGGCGAGATCGAAGGATATCCGACCGGACGCGAGCACTTCGTCAACGGTCCCCGGATCCACGAGTACCTGCGCGAACTCTACGAGGAGACGTACGCGAACTACGACGTGATGACCGTCGGTGAGATGGTCGATCTCGACGTCGAGACGGCGAACGCGTATCTCGGGGAGGACGGCGACGGCCTCGACATGGTCTTTCACTTCGATCATACGTTCATCGACTTCGGGCCGGACGGTCGCTGGGACATCGGCGAGTGGTCGGTGTCGGACTTCGAGGAGATCTTCACCGAGTGGCAGACCGGCCTCGATGAAACCAGCTGGGACGGGCTCTACTGGGAGAACCACGATCAGCCGAGGGTCGTATCCCGGTTCGGCGACGACGAGCAGTACCGCTACGAGTCGGCGACGATGCTCGCGACGCTTTTGTTCGGCCTGCGGGGAACGCCGTACGTCTATCAGGGCCAGGAGATCGGAATGACCAACGCCGACTTCGAGTCGCTGGAAGCGGTCCGAGACGTCGACACGCGCCGGCCGATCGAGATCATGCTCGAGGAGGGCGAGATCGACAGTTACCAGCAGATCCGCGACGTCGTCAACTACCGCTCGCGCGATCACGCCCGGACCCCGATGCAGTGGTCCGACGGGGAAAACGCCGGGTTCACTGACGGCGACCCCTGGATCAAGGTCAATGACAACTATACAGAGATCAACGTCGAATCGGCCCGAAGCGCGGACCGGTCTGTCTGGTGGTACTACCGCGAGTTGATCGACCTGCGCGAGGACGAGCAGACGCTGGTCTACGGCGAGTACGATCTGCTCGACGTCCCGGACCCGGTGTACGCGTTCACGCGGACGCTTGGGGACGACGAGTTGCTCGTCGTACTGAACTGGAGCGATCAAGAGCAGTCGTCGTCGCTGTCGATCGAGGACGGGACGCTACTGGTCGGGAACTACAGCGGCATCGAGACGACGCTCGGCGAGACGCTTCGGCCGTACGAAGCCCGCATATATCGGCTCTAGTCGCGATTCGCGTTCTAGTCCCGCATCTGGGCAATATCGATCATCGAGTAGATCGGGACGTCGAGGATCTCCGCTTCGCCGTGTTTGTCGGTGAGTACGACAGCTGCTTCGACGTCGCCGCCCCGATTGCGGATGTGCTCGATCGTCTCGGTCATCGTTTGACCGGTGTCGATGTTGTCGTCGACAACGTAGCAATCCCGGTCGCGGATCGACGCGAAGTTCCGCGAGAACGAACCCGATCCGGCTCCCCCTTCGTCGTTCCACTGGTACTTGCTGGGCAGGTACACGCTGAGGTCGGTGTCCAGCTCCCGACTGATGACCGTCGCCAGCGGACCGCCGGACTTGCCGATCCCGACGGTCAGATCGACCGTGTCGCTCTCGTCGCCCAGCAGGTCCGCCATCGCGATCCCGACGTGAGTCAGGCGATTACTGTCGCGGCCGATCGCACTCCAGTCGACGTGGACGTCCGACGGGCTACTCGCACCGGCTAATTCGTCCGTTCCTTTGCCGCTCTGATCGACGAGCCAGCTCGCGGTTTCCCGGGAGACGTTCAGTTCGTCGGCGATTTCGCCCTTCGAGAGGCCCCGCTCCGTGAGCTCACCCGCACTGTCGATGAGGTCGTCTGTGGACTTCATTCGTCGTCCTGTTCGGTCGCCGGGAATAAAACCACCTGTGGTCTCGATCCGCCGTCGACCGTCCACCATCCCCGAACGTTTTAACAACAAATTATAAATATACAATTAATGAAGCGCATTATATATTTGTCGTTTGTGGAGCGCTGGCGGACTCCTGGGTGGGAGATCCAAGTAGGCATCCCCTGTCATTTGCGGCTGGGAGTACAACGGGGTCACGTGGCGATCCATAAGTAGGTTCACAAGGTCGATCTGCAACCGATTTCGGCGGTCACTGCGGATCAACTCGCCGTTGACGAGACGATGATGCGCCTGCACGGTCAAGAATACTGGCTGCAGGGCGCTGTCGATTTCCAGACGAACGAAATCCTCCACGCCAGTCTGTTTCCGACAGCGACGAAACAGACGACGCAGTGGTTTCTGGACGGGCCTCACCGTCGTTATCAGCTCGATGATGTCGTGTTTCTCGTCGAGGATCCCCATTACAGTGATAGCGAGGCGAAAGCCCAGCCGGTTAGGTGGGAGGAGGTCAACTCGGTCCAGTACTGGCCGAAGATAGATACCGGGCTCACATACGTCCACATGGAAATCGGAATGCAATCGAGCGTGTCTTTCGAGAGGGAGAACGGCGAACATCATCGGTTGCAAATAGTTTCAGCCATGTCGAGCTCAAGGCAGGTGCAGACTGGCTCGGAGCCTTCGCTGTCTACCACAACTCACGTCAAACGTAACGCGATGGCTATGATTCCTCGAGAATTTCCAGGTAGAACGCCTCGTGGTCGTCGGCGACGTCCCCCCAGGTGCGTTTCTCGTAGTCGACCGGGGCGTCCATCGCGAGCCCGCGCTGGATGCCGCTCGCGACCGCTCGCGAATCGGGCGTCACCTGCACGAGCACGTCGTCCGGCAGAATCTCGGCCGCGCCACAATCGGTCGTGACGACGCGCGTCCCGACCGACAGCGCCTCAACGATCGTGATCCCGAACGGCTCCGCCCGCGATGGCGAGACGAACAGGTCGGCGCTGGCGTAGTAGTCGGCCAGTTCCTCCTCGGGGACGTACCCGACGAACTCGACCTGCTCGTCGATCTCCAGCGCCTCCGCGAAGCGCTTCAGCTGGTCGGTCAGGTGTCCGGTCCCGCCGACCACGAGCGTGATGTCATCGCGGCTGAGTCGCTCGACCGCCGCAAGCAGGTACGACAGGCCCTTCTGGTGGGTGTGACGGCCGACGAAAAACAGCATCTCGCCGTCGATGTCCAGCTCCGCCTTGACGTCCCGGCCGGACGGGGTCACCGACGGGAAGCCGTTGTGGATGACGCGCGCGTCGCCGCCGTGGTGGTCGGCGATCCGCTCGCGGGTGACGTTGCTCACCGTGAGCAGGTAGTCGGCCTCGTCGACGATCCGCTGTTCGGCGTCGAGTTCCTGGCGCGGCGGATCGAGGTTGCGTTCGACCGACAGCGAGTGGAACGTCGTGATCCAGGGAATGTCGTGAGCTTTTCTGGCCGCGGCCCCGGGTCGATAGCCAAACCAGTCGTTGGTGTGAACGGCGTCGGCCTCATCGGCCAGCCGAACGAACTCGTCTTCCATCCGATTGACCCGCGTGATGAGATCGCCCGTCCCCGTCTCGATGCCGTGGATGTTCTCTCGGTCGCCGGGGTCGAACTCCGCCGGCAGTGCCAGTTGCATGTCGATGGTGTCGCGACGCTCGAACACCTCGAACAGTTCGGCGATCGCCGTGTCCAGTCCGCCGGTGATCTTCGGTGGGAATCCCCAGCCGAGGTGCAGGACAGTCGGTGCCATGTCGTCGTCACCGCCTCACCACGGTAAATGTGATGTACATATGACTACCGTGGACGGGGGAGTGGTTAAGACTAGCGGCGAGTGCAACGATCGCCCGAAAAAACAACGTGGTGACGCGTGGATCGGTCAGCGGCTACTCCTTAAGGAGCACGTCGACGTCGGCGTGGTCTTCGAGCAGCTGTCCCATCCGTTCGACGGTCTCCGGATCGCGGGTGGGACCGCTTTGCAGGACGTCCTCAGCGCGGTCGATCGCCATCCGGGTGTCGGACTGCAACAGCAGTACCGGGACACCGCGCTTCTCGGCCTCGCCGAGGACCGCACCCGTCGGCCGGAAGCCGCCACCGAGGATGATGCACTTGATCCCGGACGCCTGAAGCGCCGCAGTGACAATCTCCGAGCGGTCGCCGCCGGTGATCATCGCGGCGTTCTGCGTGCGGCGGAACTGGGTGAGCGCGCCTTCCGCGGACATCGCCCCGACGGTGATCCGCTCGATGAACACGTCCGTCGAGACGTCGGTCGTCAGCACTTCGGCACCGAGACGATCGGCGAGTTCACCGACGGTCATGCCCGCAAGTTCCTGGACGCGAGGGATGACACCCAGGACGTCGATCCCGCGGTTCTCCAGGAACGGTGCGACGTCGGTCGTCAGCTGGTCGAGTTGGCTGTCCGGGACGGCGTTGAACAGCACGCCGGCGAAGTCATCCCCGATCTGCTCGGCGGCCGAGATAATCTCGTCGACGTCGCCCGCCTCGTCGTACCGGGACAGCAGGACGACCTTCGCGCCGATCATCTCGGCGATATCTGAATCGGTGAGGTCGACGATCCCGCCGGTCGAGAGCCGGTCGGTCCCCTCGACGACCATCAGATCGCGTTCGTCGGCCTGTTTTTCGTAGTTCTCAAGGATCCGTTCACGAAGCTCGGCGGGCTGTTCGCGCCCGCGGATGGCCTCTTCGATGAACGTCGGCGTGTAGACGATGGGTTCGAGTTCGTGCATCTCGGCGTCGAGATCCAGCAGCTCCCGCGCGAGCATCGGGTCCTCGTCGCGGGTCTTGCCGGTCGCGCTCTGCAGGCGCGTGCCCTTGGGTTTCATGTAGCCGACGCTGTGGCCCGCTGCCTTGGCCAGCTGAGCGATACCGAGGCTGACGGCCGTCTTGCCGGTCGCCGCTTCCGTGGAGGTGACAACTATTGGGTCCATAGTGTAAATCCTGTGTGGGAATCGTTATAGTTCTTCGTCTACCTGTAACTCGTTATAGTTCTTCGTGATCGATCGTCGCGCGAATGTCGACAGCCTCGACGCCGTCGGGAGTTGCAACCAGCGGGTTGATGTCCAGCTCCAGTATTTGTGGGAAGTCTGTCACAAGTTGGGAGATGCGCTGGATCGTCTCGACGACGCCGTCTTCGTCGACGGGGTCGCGGCCGCGGGCCCCGCGAAGCAGCGGTGCGGAGTCGATCTCGTCGATCATCTCGCTGGCCTCGCCCTCGCTGACGGGTGCGACGCGGAAGGTCGCGTCCTCCAGCACCTCGACGAAGATCCCGCCGAGGCCGAACATCACGAGCGGCCCGAACTGCGGGTCGCGGTTCATGCCGACGATCGTCTCCGTCCCGGCGTCGAGATCGGCCATCTCCTGGACCTGCACGCCGAGGATGTTGGCGTCGGGCTGGTAGTTGCGCGCCCGGCTGATGATGTCGTCGTACGTGGAGGCGACCTCCTCGACGGGGACGTTGACCTCGACGCCGCCGATGTCGGACTTGTGGAGGATGTCCGGGCTGACGATCTTCATCACGACGTTGCCCTCGATCTCCTTCGCGGCGTCGACGGCGGCCTGCTTGTCCGAGACGATCGCGCCGTCGGGCGTGGGAATCCCGTAGGCGTCCAGCAGATCCATCGCCTCGATGCCGAGTTTGTTGGTCTCGCGCTCTTTGGTCCGTTCGAGGATCTCGCGGGCACGCTCGCGGTCGACGTCGAAGTCCGTCGCCACGTCGTAGTCGGTCGTCTTGATCTCGCTGTACTCCCGCAGTGCGTCGAGGCTCTTGACGCCGCGGGCGGGATCGAAGTACGTCGGGACGCCGACCTCGTCGATGATGTCCTTGGCGTTGCGCGCGGTCTCGCCGCCCATCAGGCTAGCGGCGATCGGGGCATCGTACTCCTGCTGTTTTTCGGCGATGACCTCCGCGAGGTCGCGGAAGTCGATCGTCTGTGGCGAGGCGACGACGATCGCCGAGCCGACGTTCGGGTCCTCGAGCACGATATCAAGCGCCTGCTCGTATCGGTCGGCCGGCGCGTCACCGAGCACGTCGACCGGGTTGAAGATGTTGGCTTCCTCGGGCATCGATTCCTCGAGTGCCTCGAGGGTCTCGTCGGCGAACGACGCCATCTGCAGCCCCGAGTCGCCGACCGCGTCGGTCGACATCACGCCCGGGCCGCCCGCGTTGGTCACGATGGCGATCTCGTCGTTGTCGGGCAGGGGCTGCCCCTCCAGGATCGAGGCGTAGTCGAACAGTTCCTGGACGCTCTCGGCCCGGATCACGCCGGCCTGCTTGAGACCCGCCTCGTAGGCGCGTTCGCTGCCTGCGATCGCGCCCGTGTGCGAGGAGGCGGCCGACGCGCCGGCCTCGGTGCGGCCTGACTTGACGACGACGATCGGCGTCTCCTTGGTCACCTCGCGGGCGGAGTCGATGAACTCCCGACCGTTCTCGATGTCCTCCAGATAGCCGAGGATCACGTCGGTGCTGGGGTCGTCGCCCCAGTGCTCGATGAAGTCGACCTCGTCGAGGACAGCCTTGTTACCCAGCGAAACGACGTCGTTGAACCCGATGTTGTGGTCGCTCGACCAGTCGAGAACGGCAGAGATAAACGCGCCCGACTGGCTCATGAAAGAGATCGAGCCCTCGAGCGCGGACTTGGTCGTGAACGTGGCGTTCATTCCGATCGACGTCGAGATGACGCCCAGACAGTTCGGACCGACGAGATTGATCCCGTACTCCTCAGCGATCTCCCGCATCTCCTGCTCGCGGGCCGCCCCTTCGCTCCCGGACTCGCCGAACCCTGCGGTGATCACGGCGATATCCCTGACACCGGCCTCGCCCGCTTCCTCCAGCACCGTATTGACGATCTGTGGCGGAACGACAACCACGGCGAAATCGACGCCGTCGACGTCGGTGATGCTCTCATGCGCTTCGAGCCCGAACACCTCGTCGGCGTTCGGGTTGATCGGGACGACGTCTCCTTCGTACCCATCTAGAAGGTTCTCCATGACGGAGCGCCCGACGGCCCCTTCGCTCTCCGTCGCACCGATCACGGCCACACGTTCCGGTGAGAACAGCGTTTCTAGGTTGCCCATCGTATCATCGAAGGTTGGAGGGGCCCCCGGAAATACTTACCTCATTGGCGCTCCGAATGACAACCAACAGCAAACACGTGTCAACCGCCCAATAATGCTTCTATCTCCCGATTTAGGCGGTTTGATCGGCATACCTGATAGTGTATCACACACCCCCCTTCGTGACTCTGACATTTTCCCTGGTTCCATACGACAGCTGTACAATCGTTGATATTCCCCCCTCAGTGAACAGTAGTCGTCGATGCAGATTCCAGCGAGCCCGGTGAGGACGAAATCAGTGAAAGTCGCCGCGAGGCAGTCATTCGAATAGCAAGTCAACTGGAGAGCGACAGGCGAGACGATTGCTACTGGCGGGACCAAGCCGCCGTTACAGCGGTCCCGGCACGGGATAGGGGTATCATGCTGCTCGAGACCTCCCGTCTTTCCGGCTGATCGCATTCCGAACGACAATGAGAAAACGTTTTGACCGGGCAGCGGAATCAGCGGCTATGTCACTCGCTGCGGACACCCGCGATGCGGTTCGATCGCACCCGTTCGTCTACGAGGGGTTGCGTGCGGGGATTCTCAACTACTCCGCCGCGGCCCGGTTCCTGGACATCGGCGAGACCGAGGCCGTCGCGGCGGCACTGCGGCGCTACGCCGAGGAACTGCCCGAACGCGACAGCGACGAACGCGAGCTCCGGGTGACGATGCACAGCGGCGTCGGTCCCGCCGAGGACAGCGACGAGCCGCTGCTCGTGGTGGGCGAGACGGCACTCGCGGCCGACGACGGGGACGCGACGGCCGTCGTTGCGACCGGCGATGTCGGTCCCGACTTCCTCCGGACGGTGCTGGGCCAGTGTGCGGCCGCCGGGATCTCGGTCGAAGCCGCGGCGGTGGGGCCTGACGCACTCGTGGTCGTCGTCGGTCGCCGGGACGGGCCGGACGCGGTGCGGCTGATCGAGCGAAGCGAGGCGTGATAGCGACTCCGACGGATTGAAACGCTGGCTCGCGTAGTGACGGGCAATGACGCTGCGCGTGACGAACACGCTGACCGGCGAGCGCGAGGAGTTCGAACCCGAGGATCCCGACGCCGTCCGGTTGTACTACTGCGGACTGACGGTCTCGGACCCGCCGCATCTGGGTCACGCCCGCGGGTGGGTCCACGTCGACGTGATGGACCGGTGGCTCTCCTGGCTTGGCTATACCGTCCACCACGTCGAGAACTTCACCGATATCAACGAGAAGATCGTCGCCCGCGTCGGCGA
This window of the Halapricum desulfuricans genome carries:
- a CDS encoding cytochrome b/b6 domain-containing protein, with protein sequence MSGTTDDANETPASDGTGVLARARRLVRLARADLKETDDRVAQLETAERRSVERHSLGNRISHWVQAILFFLLLWTGFAIWTGNYVLLESGIWGGYYVAFGIHMWTGILIAAITFVVFPYYYVFVDKHHQLLELADIQVGTAIAEAFVGLRKYLPYYHDARRAYDEEEGDWIAHHPMQKTFFWWIAIFIGILALTGFGMYREMTTESTWWIDALGFMAGWLALETLKQIHLLLAFITAVMVMFHIYFAVLPSNWDVLRSMVFGDVNAFIVHSGREEAGSEEPSSEGGPTPTAADGGQSRSTEEDETSDDAARGGERTDE
- a CDS encoding hydrogenase maturation protease, translating into MSERSHVAVVGVGNPIMGDDGVGERVVEAFRDEDGVVATHAGTTAFFALEAMSGADYAVIVDAVAVEGADPGAIHRYRYNEGSFDGSPPEVLMHDFSFSEALQAGQDPYDLPDEMLVIGVQPADTGPGTELSDAVAERVPDVIEIVRETIAVRTRTEVER
- the hemL gene encoding glutamate-1-semialdehyde 2,1-aminomutase; the protein is MNHDESRDLYDRALSVMPGGVNSSVRAIRPYPFFVQKGDGGHVIDADGNRYIDFVMGYGPLLLGHDLPETVRAAVQQRASEGPMYGAPTEVEVELAEFVTRHVPGVEMVRFVNSGTEATVSAVRLARGYTGRDKIVIMEGSYHGAQESTLVEGEREHTAPSSPGIPESFAEHTLTVPFNDKTAVHEVFEEHGDDIAAVLTEPILGNHGIVHPIEGYHETLRDLTDQYGALLIFDEVITGFRVGGLQCAQGKFGVDPDLTTFGKIVGGGFPVGAIGGKSEIVEHFTPAGDVFQSGTFSGHPVTMAAGLETLRYVAENDVYDHVNALGERLRSGIADILEDQAPAYTVVGTDSMFKVIFTRDGEFGKGHCEGGCTQDPTCPRYEFCPKNGADVDRAETERWERLFWPAMKEEGVFLTPNQFESQFVSAAHTDEDVEQALEAYKRVL
- a CDS encoding SRPBCC domain-containing protein, translated to MKEIRVETEIDAPPESVWEVLTDFAAYETWNPVFTNADGELHEGGTVDVDIETTKLPAASITMSIVDVVHNSRLQWIGTVGGSWLFRGVHTFELQALDGDRTLFVNHERFSGLLVPILTRGLRRDYEAMNRALAERVEGGSAVEVTP
- a CDS encoding glycoside hydrolase family 13 protein, producing MGSEIEDTAGIDRTWWKEAVVYQIYPRSFKDSNGDGVGDIPGIIEKVEYLDALGIDVVWLCPVYDSPNADNGYDIRDYRSIMDEMGTMADWERLLAALHDRDIRLVMDLVVNHTSDEHEWFRKSRRGEDGYEDYYHWVEGDPDQPPNNWESYFGGPAWSYDETREAWYLHLFDEKQPDLNWRNPDVRADVYEMVDWWLQNGIDGFRMDVINLLSKPEGYPDGEIEGYPTGREHFVNGPRIHEYLRELYEETYANYDVMTVGEMVDLDVETANAYLGEDGDGLDMVFHFDHTFIDFGPDGRWDIGEWSVSDFEEIFTEWQTGLDETSWDGLYWENHDQPRVVSRFGDDEQYRYESATMLATLLFGLRGTPYVYQGQEIGMTNADFESLEAVRDVDTRRPIEIMLEEGEIDSYQQIRDVVNYRSRDHARTPMQWSDGENAGFTDGDPWIKVNDNYTEINVESARSADRSVWWYYRELIDLREDEQTLVYGEYDLLDVPDPVYAFTRTLGDDELLVVLNWSDQEQSSSLSIEDGTLLVGNYSGIETTLGETLRPYEARIYRL
- the gfcR gene encoding transcriptional regulator GfcR, encoding MKSTDDLIDSAGELTERGLSKGEIADELNVSRETASWLVDQSGKGTDELAGASSPSDVHVDWSAIGRDSNRLTHVGIAMADLLGDESDTVDLTVGIGKSGGPLATVISRELDTDLSVYLPSKYQWNDEGGAGSGSFSRNFASIRDRDCYVVDDNIDTGQTMTETIEHIRNRGGDVEAAVVLTDKHGEAEILDVPIYSMIDIAQMRD
- a CDS encoding glycosyltransferase family 4 protein, with product MAPTVLHLGWGFPPKITGGLDTAIAELFEVFERRDTIDMQLALPAEFDPGDRENIHGIETGTGDLITRVNRMEDEFVRLADEADAVHTNDWFGYRPGAAARKAHDIPWITTFHSLSVERNLDPPRQELDAEQRIVDEADYLLTVSNVTRERIADHHGGDARVIHNGFPSVTPSGRDVKAELDIDGEMLFFVGRHTHQKGLSYLLAAVERLSRDDITLVVGGTGHLTDQLKRFAEALEIDEQVEFVGYVPEEELADYYASADLFVSPSRAEPFGITIVEALSVGTRVVTTDCGAAEILPDDVLVQVTPDSRAVASGIQRGLAMDAPVDYEKRTWGDVADDHEAFYLEILEES